The Hyperthermus butylicus DSM 5456 genome includes a region encoding these proteins:
- a CDS encoding DMT family transporter yields the protein MAAGWGTAYTTASNSAFITGLNVVFVHLFQALVMRLYSVELAFSLVLAVGGLYMLTGPTGGFSFGEFLVLLSAFAWAAQVLIVSRFSGSDPFAFTFFEALTATVMIIPDMLVYGNSLDVPAQALPYLAYLGLACTDAAFVLQVYGQRGVSPATAAIIYLLEPVIAAAIAAAMLGEHMSTLQAIGAAAILASLAVAARAEARREG from the coding sequence TTGGCTGCAGGCTGGGGGACAGCCTACACTACCGCGTCGAACTCGGCCTTCATAACTGGGCTTAACGTTGTATTCGTCCACCTATTCCAGGCACTTGTAATGCGGCTGTACAGCGTTGAACTCGCATTCTCCCTAGTACTTGCAGTAGGAGGGCTCTACATGTTGACCGGGCCCACTGGCGGCTTCAGCTTTGGTGAGTTCTTGGTACTACTGAGCGCTTTTGCATGGGCTGCACAAGTTCTTATCGTTTCAAGGTTTAGCGGCAGCGACCCATTCGCATTCACCTTCTTTGAAGCATTAACAGCTACGGTCATGATTATACCCGATATGCTGGTCTACGGCAACTCTCTCGATGTGCCTGCACAAGCACTACCCTACCTGGCGTATCTAGGGCTAGCGTGCACTGATGCAGCGTTTGTGCTACAAGTGTATGGGCAGCGCGGCGTCTCGCCAGCTACAGCTGCAATAATATACCTTCTCGAGCCGGTTATCGCTGCAGCCATAGCTGCAGCCATGCTCGGCGAACATATGTCCACCCTACAAGCGATAGGCGCTGCCGCTATACTAGCCTCTCTAGCTGTTGCAGCGAGAGCCGAGGCCAGGAGGGAGGGATGA
- a CDS encoding ABC transporter permease subunit, producing the protein MRLLSREFLVLVRVEVEGFLRRRSFLALLALTVVPLAVAVLLRGFVRNILAGVGLNASIFRAVWLSTLGARTVTDISSYVGAVMAITPVQFSTVASFAWIIAAMYGAYLFASDIESGRISLILVRPVSRVEIIATKLIAYIVAMALMYTLSAGMLYASFSILFTIQDYPWLIPVSGLLISISTLPLALVAALLGLKLRRSSIAALIAIIIYIVGSFVAAIPIIGASRDGMEDVIAAMRTAIMLDYAEPIHGSFKLPGLIFDAIVSGLDAKLVLTLMGSKAYMPSVGEILAAAILAYVTATILLITILTVYFKRYVV; encoded by the coding sequence ATGAGGCTGCTGAGTAGGGAGTTTCTTGTCCTTGTACGCGTGGAGGTTGAGGGCTTTCTGCGGAGGCGCTCGTTTCTAGCACTCCTGGCACTCACTGTTGTACCGCTAGCTGTAGCGGTGCTTTTGAGGGGTTTCGTGAGGAATATTCTTGCAGGGGTAGGGCTTAACGCTTCTATTTTCCGGGCTGTGTGGCTTAGCACTCTTGGTGCGCGTACGGTAACGGATATCAGCAGTTATGTTGGCGCGGTAATGGCCATTACTCCTGTACAGTTCTCAACGGTTGCCAGCTTTGCTTGGATAATAGCAGCAATGTACGGTGCATACCTCTTTGCCTCCGACATAGAATCCGGGAGGATAAGTCTAATCCTTGTAAGGCCGGTATCGCGGGTTGAAATCATAGCTACAAAACTCATAGCCTACATCGTGGCAATGGCGCTTATGTATACTCTCTCGGCTGGCATGCTATACGCCAGCTTTAGCATACTATTCACGATACAGGACTACCCCTGGCTTATACCTGTCAGCGGTCTACTCATTTCAATCTCTACACTTCCCCTTGCCCTCGTAGCAGCACTCCTCGGCCTAAAGCTGCGGAGGAGCAGCATAGCAGCACTCATAGCGATAATAATCTACATTGTTGGCAGCTTTGTAGCTGCCATACCAATAATAGGCGCCTCACGCGACGGCATGGAGGATGTTATAGCTGCAATGAGAACGGCAATTATGCTAGACTATGCAGAACCCATCCATGGTAGCTTCAAGCTTCCAGGACTAATATTCGATGCGATAGTTTCAGGTCTCGACGCCAAACTCGTGTTAACGCTGATGGGCAGTAAGGCATACATGCCAAGCGTGGGCGAGATACTAGCAGCAGCCATACTAGCCTATGTCACGGCGACAATTCTACTAATCACCATACTGACCGTATACTTTAAGCGATACGTCGTCTAG
- a CDS encoding Zn-binding domain-containing protein produces the protein MGRRRRKYKKRPLLRAPRVLPTVFECPHCGAKAMTVEIKKKERNEQGYVKAIIRCGNCSLYAEMWAPELFQPVDVYSKFLDAYLEGRIEYKFIKAEGEKTISLEELTSEEGEVVETWEGGETTEEQG, from the coding sequence ATGGGTAGGCGGAGGCGTAAGTATAAAAAGCGGCCTTTGCTGAGAGCGCCCCGCGTCCTGCCAACGGTGTTTGAGTGTCCACACTGCGGCGCCAAGGCTATGACCGTTGAGATCAAGAAGAAGGAACGCAACGAGCAGGGCTACGTGAAGGCGATTATACGCTGTGGAAACTGCAGCCTCTACGCCGAGATGTGGGCACCAGAACTCTTCCAGCCCGTCGACGTGTACTCGAAGTTCCTTGACGCATACCTGGAGGGCAGGATAGAGTATAAGTTTATCAAGGCCGAGGGCGAGAAGACCATCAGCCTAGAGGAGCTGACATCTGAGGAGGGTGAAGTTGTTGAAACTTGGGAAGGTGGAGAGACTACTGAGGAGCAGGGTTGA
- a CDS encoding geranylgeranylglyceryl/heptaprenylglyceryl phosphate synthase translates to MKLLKLGKVERLLRSRVESGEKLFLLLSDPEKPISPNTVKLFEENGADVLLIGGSLNVTPYDIDEYIARLRVEGVKLPIVLFPGGLNNIAKSADAILFMTLMNSMDPYWIVGAQVAAAPIVYRLGLEAIPSAYIIVGHGGAAGHIGRALPIPYENGYIAAAYALAAEYLGARLVYFEAGSGAPKPVPVDAVAAASKVLSQALLVVGGGIREETLAAERLKAGADGVVIGTLAEKDPEKALRSSR, encoded by the coding sequence GTGAAGTTGTTGAAACTTGGGAAGGTGGAGAGACTACTGAGGAGCAGGGTTGAATCAGGAGAGAAGCTCTTCTTACTACTCTCCGACCCCGAAAAACCAATATCGCCCAACACTGTCAAGCTCTTCGAAGAGAATGGCGCCGACGTACTACTAATTGGTGGTAGCCTAAACGTTACCCCCTACGATATAGATGAGTACATAGCTAGGCTTAGGGTTGAGGGTGTGAAGCTCCCCATAGTTCTGTTCCCGGGCGGTCTCAACAACATCGCCAAGTCTGCCGACGCAATACTCTTCATGACTTTGATGAACAGCATGGATCCCTACTGGATTGTTGGCGCACAGGTAGCTGCAGCCCCAATCGTGTATAGGCTGGGCCTCGAGGCTATACCATCAGCATACATCATTGTAGGGCACGGTGGTGCAGCTGGACATATAGGCCGCGCACTACCAATTCCATACGAGAATGGCTATATAGCAGCAGCCTACGCCCTAGCTGCCGAGTACCTCGGAGCACGCCTAGTATACTTTGAGGCAGGCTCAGGTGCCCCAAAACCCGTACCTGTTGACGCTGTAGCTGCTGCCAGCAAGGTTCTATCGCAAGCTTTGCTAGTAGTTGGTGGTGGTATACGGGAAGAGACCCTGGCCGCTGAGAGGCTTAAGGCGGGAGCGGACGGCGTCGTAATTGGAACACTTGCAGAAAAGGATCCCGAGAAAGCACTGAGATCCTCTCGGTAG